One Rosa chinensis cultivar Old Blush chromosome 5, RchiOBHm-V2, whole genome shotgun sequence genomic region harbors:
- the LOC112203886 gene encoding protein DOWN-REGULATED IN DIF1 11-like, with amino-acid sequence MAGPRRCHLLVIFLLQVTLNAFATPTLEGPANVKDCERQFTEKCGIEVGNSIFNNGFLSDDCCRDLVKLGKPCHDTFLNTSLAARHPSANKAQTLAKGEKIWTECVAIDNSDKHETKPVKECLEKSPLSAERK; translated from the coding sequence atggccggaccaCGCAGGTGCCatcttttggtgatttttctcttgcaggTGACATTAAATGCTTTTGCAACCCCAACACTGGAGGGGCCAGCAAATGTTAAAGACTGTGAAAGACAGTTCACAGAAAAGTGCGGGATCGAAGTAGGAAACAGCATTTTCAATAATGGATTTTTGAGTGATGATTGTTGTCGAGATCTTGTAAAGTTGGGTAAACCATGCCACGATACCTTCCTCAACACGTCCCTTGCGGCACGTCATCCTAGTGCAAACAAAGCTCAAACTTTGGCAAAGGGCGAAAAAATTTGGACAGAGTGCGTTGCCATCGACAATTCAGACAAACACGAGACCAAGCCGGTAAAGGAATGCTTGGAAAAGTCCCCCCTAAGTGCGGAGAGGAAATAG
- the LOC112203887 gene encoding protein DOWN-REGULATED IN DIF1 11-like, protein MAGPRRCHLLVIFLLQVTLNAFATPTLEGPANVKDCERQFTEKCGIEVGNSIFNNGFLSDDCCRDLVKLGKPCHDTFLNTSLAARHPSANKAQTLAKGEKIWTECVAIDNSDKHETKPVKECLEKFPLSAERK, encoded by the coding sequence atggccggaccaCGCAGGTGCCatcttttggtgatttttctcttgcaggTGACATTAAATGCTTTTGCAACCCCAACACTGGAGGGGCCAGCAAATGTTAAAGACTGTGAAAGACAGTTCACAGAAAAGTGCGGGATCGAAGTAGGAAACAGCATTTTCAATAATGGATTTTTGAGTGATGATTGTTGTCGAGATCTTGTAAAGTTGGGTAAACCATGCCACGATACCTTCCTCAACACGTCCCTTGCGGCACGTCATCCTAGTGCAAACAAAGCTCAAACTTTGGCAAAGGGCGAAAAAATTTGGACAGAGTGCGTTGCCATCGACAATTCAGACAAACACGAGACCAAGCCGGTAAAGGAATGCTTGGAAAAGTTCCCCCTAAGTGCGGAGAGGAAATAG
- the LOC112166100 gene encoding photosystem I subunit O produces MATSFATASTTVIGLGSSLSSKRTCLSSDFVKPVMVRSPLRQAKASGGRFTCMSFQSDWLRRDLNVIGFGLIGWLVPSSVPAIDGKSLTGLFFESIGAELAHFPTPPALTSQFWLWLICWHLGLFITLTFGQIGFKGRTDKYF; encoded by the exons ATGGCGACAAGCTTCGCAACCGCATCAACGACCGTCATAGGCCTCGGAAGCTCGCTCTCGTCCAAGAGGACATGCCTCTCTTCAG ACTTTGTGAAGCCTGTTATGGTTAGGAGCCCTTTGAGGCAAGCAAAAGCTTCTGGAGGAAGGTTCACCTG CATGAGCTTCCAGAGTGATTGGCTGAGGAGGGATCTGAATGTGATCGGGTTCGGGTTGATCGGATGGTTGGTGCCATCGAGCGTTCCGGCGATCGACGGCAAGAGTTTGACCGGGCTCTTCTTTGAGAGCATTGGAGCCGAGCTCGCTCACTTCCCCACACCTCCAGCTCTCACTTCCCAGTTCTG GTTGTGGTTGATCTGCTGGCACTTGGGGCTTTTCATCACCCTTACTTTTGGGCAGATTGGCTTCAAGGGAAGGACTGACAAGTACTTTTGa
- the LOC112167977 gene encoding protein phosphatase 2C 57-like: protein MISNGLFESSPVMNCTVCVLYDEKVLLMQPYQPGYTAPSPPPQSDDTTVDISVQFSGDLVTASPDVYQASLGADSEFLVLASDGLWDYINSSDAVSFVRNQLRQHGDVQLACYALAEAALATTN from the exons ATGATTTCAAATGGTTTATTTGAATCTTCTCCAGTCATGAATTGCACAGTTTGTGTTCTCTATGATGAAAAAGTTCTTTTGATGCAGCCTTACCAACCTGGTTATACTGCCCCATCACCTCCCCCTCAGTCTGACGACACTACTGTTGATATCAG TGTTCAATTCAGTGGAGACCTTGTTACTGCATCTCCAGACGTTTATCAAGCAAGTCTAGGGGCAGACTCAGAATTTCTAGTGTTAGCATCTGATGGTTTATGGGATTACATAAACAG TTCAGATGCAGTTTCTTTTGTAAGGAATCAGCTTCGACAACATGGAGATGTCCAG CTAGCTTGTTATGCGCTTGCTGAAGCTGCTCTGGCAACAACTAATTGA